A region of Salvia splendens isolate huo1 chromosome 17, SspV2, whole genome shotgun sequence DNA encodes the following proteins:
- the LOC121773991 gene encoding uncharacterized protein LOC121773991 has product MQFVYFLPGWEGSADDSRVLRDAVAKQNGFKVPEGCYYLCDNAYANSNGFLTPYKGVRYHLKEWGPRMEAPQNPKELFNMRHTKARNVIERTFAVLKMRWSSLLTTFRFFPVPLVVVDVTLPSLPEPSS; this is encoded by the exons ATGCAATTCGTGTACTTTTTACCGGGATGGGAGGGATCCGCCGACGACTCGCGTGTACTACGTGATGCTGTCGCTAAACAAAATGGGTTTAAGGTCCCAGAAG GCTGTTATTACTTGTGTGATAATGCATATGCAAACAGCAACGGCTTCCTCACTCCGTATAAAGGGGTCCGATACCACCTTAAGGAGTGGGGGCCGAGGATGGAAGCCCCTCAAAACCCTAAAGAATTGTTCAACATGAGACACACTAAAGCAAGAAACGTTATTGAGCGTACTTTTGCGGTGCTAAAAATGCGTTGGTCGTCGCTACTCACAACTTTCCGCTTCTTTCCAGTGCCCTTGGTCGTCGTAGATGTCACTCTACCTTCATTGCCAGAACCATCGTCATGA
- the LOC121773990 gene encoding uncharacterized protein LOC121773990 isoform X2: protein MSNLKPPSTLQGIGTTSDGATATPRQKFRIGDRSRRMWTPCEEEILASCLVELVACGWKSDNGFRADYLQKIEDSIRIEFPNTDIQGTPHVTSKISAWKKSYDILRNILARTRVGFNHDGTHKIDCDDEQWAQADKNARGMRTKSWPL from the exons ATGTCGAACCTAAAGCCACCATCTACCTTGCAAGGAATTGGGACTACCAGCGATG GAGCTACTGCCACACCGCGACAGAAGTTTCGTATAGGAGATCGTTCGCGCCGAATGTGGACACCATGTGAAGAGGAGATTTTGGCTAGCTGTTTGGTTGAACTTGTTGCCTGTGGCTGGAAATCAGACAACGGCTTTCGTGCGGACTATCTGCAAAAAATTGAGGACAGCATCCGCATTGAATTCCCAAATACTGATATCCAGGGAACTCCACATGTAACTTCCAAGATTTCTGCTTGGAAGAAAAGTTACGACATTCTCCGCAACATCCTTGCAAGAACTAGGGTTGGATTCAACCACGATGGCACTCATAAGATCGATTGCGATGACGAGCAATGGGCGCAG GCTGATAAAAATGCACGGGGCATGCGGACCAAATCGTGGCCGCTATAG
- the LOC121773990 gene encoding uncharacterized protein LOC121773990 isoform X1: MLKCLFVFDVFIGYVEPKATIYLARNWDYQRWFVCIASHTPMFRLHYCSPLFCFPCVGATATPRQKFRIGDRSRRMWTPCEEEILASCLVELVACGWKSDNGFRADYLQKIEDSIRIEFPNTDIQGTPHVTSKISAWKKSYDILRNILARTRVGFNHDGTHKIDCDDEQWAQADKNARGMRTKSWPL; encoded by the exons ATGCTGAAATGTTTGTTTGTATTTGATGTGTTCATAGGTTATGTCGAACCTAAAGCCACCATCTACCTTGCAAGGAATTGGGACTACCAGCGATGGTTTGTTTGTATTGCTTCACATACGCCAATGTTTAGGCTTCACTACTGCTCACCTCTATTCTGTTTTCCTTGTGTAGGAGCTACTGCCACACCGCGACAGAAGTTTCGTATAGGAGATCGTTCGCGCCGAATGTGGACACCATGTGAAGAGGAGATTTTGGCTAGCTGTTTGGTTGAACTTGTTGCCTGTGGCTGGAAATCAGACAACGGCTTTCGTGCGGACTATCTGCAAAAAATTGAGGACAGCATCCGCATTGAATTCCCAAATACTGATATCCAGGGAACTCCACATGTAACTTCCAAGATTTCTGCTTGGAAGAAAAGTTACGACATTCTCCGCAACATCCTTGCAAGAACTAGGGTTGGATTCAACCACGATGGCACTCATAAGATCGATTGCGATGACGAGCAATGGGCGCAG GCTGATAAAAATGCACGGGGCATGCGGACCAAATCGTGGCCGCTATAG
- the LOC121773597 gene encoding DNA-directed RNA polymerases II, IV and V subunit 9A, with the protein MSTMKFCRECNNILYPKEDKEQKILLYACRNCDHQEVADNNCVYRNEIHHSVGERTQVLQDVAADPTLPRTKSVRCANCGHGEAVFFQATARGEEGMTLFFVCCNPNCGNRWRD; encoded by the exons ATGAGTACCATGAAATTTTGCCGTGAATG TAACAACATACTGTACCCGAAGGAAGACAAAGAGCAGAAGATTCTACTTTATGCTTGCCGAAATTGTGATCACCAG GAGGTTGCTGATAACAATTGTGTGTATAGAAATGAGATACATCATTCTGTTGGAGAGCGCACCCAAGTCCTGCAAGATGTTGCTGCAGATCCAACACTTCCACGAACAAAATCAGTTCGTTGTGCTAACTGTGGTCATGGAGAAGCTGTTTTCTTCCAG GCAACTGCCAGAGGAGAAGAAGGAATGACGTTGTTCTTCGTTTGCTGCAACCCCAACTGTGGCAATCGCTGGAGAGATTAA
- the LOC121774395 gene encoding uncharacterized protein LOC121774395, translated as MSGSNLETRSLIEKLRSFDSGGFFDLGHPLLNRMAESFVRAAGVAGKHHWFPNLRGAGGNSVEALSVHEEPHGIGAVLILGLLGYTNARSSDLLVPVGDSFTFIPILDYYVVYDNAMNL; from the exons ATGTCGGGAAGCAATTTGGAGACGAGATCATTGATTGAAAAGCTGAGAAGCTTCGACAGCGGCGGTTTCTTCGATCTCGGCCACCCTCTCCTTAACCGCATGGCTGAAAGCTTCGTCAGAGCTGCTGGG GTAGCGGGGAAGCATCATTGGTTCCCGAATCTTAGAG GTGCAGGTGGAAACTCTGTGGAAGCATTG TCTGTACACGAAGAACCTCATGGAATTGGGGCGGTATTGATTTTGGGGCTCCTAGGCTACACCAATGCTAGGTCCAGCGACCTCCTCGTCCCGGTTGGTGATTCATTCACCTTCATCCCCATCCTCGACTATTATGTTGTGTATGATAATGCAATGAACCTCTga